GATCGCCGGCGTAGCGCACGTTCTGCGACAGCCGGGTCAGCGCATCCACAATCGAGAAGATCGTAAAACTGCCCTGCACCGCTGCCATTTCCAGAGCCGTATCGATCAGGTGACGAGGAATGCGACGTTCGGTCAGCTGTTTGGCGACATCCTCTGAGCAATCACCCAGTTTCGTCGACATGGCATTCCGCAGCGTGTTGACGAATCCGTCGCGACGCTGATCACGCTTCCTCGCCAGCTCATCAATGATGCGGCGAATCTCGTCCAGACTATCGTGCACGCGAGCGGTATGCTTGCGTGTGAACTCAACGACTTCGACCGCATCCCACACGATGTGATTGGCACAGACTTTCTGAAACCAGAACGTCTGAATCCCCAGCGAACGGCGTCCGACTTCAGAGTTCCAAATGAAAAACCCGGGAGCAAACGCTTCACCTTCAAGTTCACACCAGCCGAGCGGATCGATCAGGAACGCGAACATGTCCTGTTCACCGCAGTAGAGACCCGTCCCACCAGAAAAACTTTTCTGGGGCGGACGGAAATCCACTGCCGTTTCCTTCACCACATCCAGCAGGTCGGCATTCCACAATCGTGTGTAGGAAACACCATGCAGCGAACGCGCCGTGCTGCCGGTGGACAGCACCTGCACCGGCTTCTGCGAACGCGGCAGAGTTTCCTGCACGACTTTGCTGGCAGTATCCGGCGACAGACGATTCAGCGTCTCTTTCCGAACACCAGAGAGGCGGCAGAGCTGACTGAAAGACCAGTCATTCAGGCCCACATCTCCTTCCCCTTCGACAGTCAGCTGAATGGAGTTGCCGGTGACGTGAGGTTCCAGCTTCTGTGGCAGCTGCCAGCAGTCGCGGGAAGCATCACGTTCCGTGCAACAATGATCATAAAGATCGTCGAAGGTTTCGAAGCATTCGTCCGCCGCGCGGCGGAACAGTTCGTCATGGGCCCGTTTCAGTTCGACCATTGCATCTTCTCCTTTCGCCAGTACCGAAGTACTGATTACAGAACCGAATTGACCGGGAGCACAGTGCTCACAGTCGAATCGATCCTGCGCGAAAGCAGCAGACATCAACCTTTGTTGCGGCTCGTGCTGAGCTGCAACGATCAAACCTCATCATGCACCACCGCCCCTCGGACCCCTGTGGGCTCCGGGAGGCAGATAAATCTGCGGGGCGAACTCATATTCGTCGTGGCAAAGAACGGCTTGATGAAGAGTAAACTACCACCTTCCACGGAATGCGTCACGCTCCGCGCCTTTCTCAGAGGGCTCTCAGAACGAATGCACGGAATTGAAATCTTTTCGATCTCAAATTGTCATATTCTTGAGCCCGTGCACTCGTCACAACCGCCCACAGGCCGACGCGACTTGCACCTGCAAATCATCGACGACCCGCACTTTCGGAAGACAACGGAAGATACGGTGCTGGACATTGTTGCTGCGATTATGTGACATTGACTGTCATGCCAAGTTCACCACCGCTCTATGTCGTTCTTGCGACGCTTGCCTGTCTGTATCCGGATGCAACGTGCTGCGTCATCGGAACACTGTTGGGAATTCGTGTTCTGATGTCACACTATCGTTGAGTCGCTGCACTCAGGCTGACAGCTGATTCGTTCGTATTCGGCAAGATTCTGGTTGACGCATTAGATGAGTCCGTAAAACCATGGAAAACGACTTCCCAACTAACGCGGGCGTTGTGTTGATCAGAAACCTTCAGAATCCAGCAGTGTTGCCTGATGTCATTGAGAAGTCTGCTTTCGGCGAAGCGTCATCGTGTGGGGCTCGCCTGCCCAACCCCACACGATGATGAGAAGGCGAATTCTGCAGCCTCCAGCGAAGTAAGAAATACTCGTCTTCCCAGGACTGCTTTTGGTGAAGTGGATTCGTTGGGGCTTTGCGACTTGCTGGTGAGCAAATGGCATGCGTCCGCTCTTTGATCAGCTCACACCGAGATGCGTTCCACAAGATTCCGAGTCACTTTCTGCTGTCGCCTGTCATAAAGACGCGTGGTGCGAGGATCACTGTGCCCAGCCAGAAACTGCACGGATTCCAGCGAGATGCCCTGACTCAGCAAATCCGTAACCGCCATCACCCGGTTATGTGGTCGACCACATAAGCGTGTTTATGTGGCCACCAGCGTTATGTGGTGTTGGGTTCGTTGCCCAGTGAGATTGGCGGTGACTCGTTGATCGAACGCCACATAATTTTTCCCTGTCAGAGGTTGCTGAGGAATTCCATCAATCCCTTGTCGTCGCGCCAGGGTTGGTGAGGCTTGTCGTCCTGAATTTCGCAGCTGGCCAGAGCCTTGGTCTTCATTTCCAGATCGACTTCAGCGTAAATGTTCGTAGTTGTGATGGAGACGTGCCCCAGCCAGGCTCGAATGGTGTTGATGTCCACGCCCGCGCGGAGGAGGTGCGTGGCTGTGGTATGGCGAATGACATGTGGGCTGACTCGCTTGTTGGCCATTGAAGGCAATTGCTGAGTGATTTATGCTGCGTGTCGTTCAACCAATGTGTGAATGCCGAATCGCGTCAATGGTTGTCCGGTCCGGTTCAGGAAGACATTTTCAGTCGAGTCTCGACTGCTCACCAACGGAGACAGTTCGTTCACGGTTCTGGTCCACAACGGACAGCGACGCTGCTTGTTTCCTTTGCCATGAATCAGGACCGAGGACGCATCCCGATTTGGCGTTGCTGCCAGGTCGAGATCCTTGATCCGCACGTGGGCCACTTCATCGGCTCGCGCGCCCGTGTTGTACAGGAACAGTAACAAGGCGTGATCGCGGCATCCGAGCTTCGTACTCCGATCTGGCGCTTCCAATAGCGCATCCATTTCGGCCTTCTCCAGGTAGGTCATCAGTGATCGCGGCGCTTTCTTGAAGAGGATCGTTCGAACCTCCCCGCACCATTGAACATGTTCCGGGCTGCGCATGCCGATGAAACGGGCCAACGAGTGAATCGCGGCCAATCGCTGGTTGCGTGTCGCCACGCTGCATTCGCGTTTCACTTCTATGTCTTGCAGGAACTCTCGAATGTGATCAGCCGAGAGATCCTCGACGCTCAGTTGGTCGATTGGCTTGCCAAGTCGACTGACGGAAAAGGGCAACAGCAGGCGGAGCGTGTCGCGGTAACTTTGCTGTGTGTTTCGGGCCAGATTACGTTCTCCCACGAGATGTTCCAACAGGAAGCGTTTTACCCACGGGCCAAGCAACGCTGTGTCTTTCGCTTTCTTCTTCATGGTTGACCTCCAGTATGATCGGTTTTCGAATAGCATTCGAATCGGGCATTCGCTTCCTGCAGCAGGTCAGGTGTCATGCTGAGATAGATCTGCGTATCCTCCAGGTGGGCATGTCCCAGATAGACCGACAGTTGGTAGACCAGCTTCTGTACGTCCATCCCCTGCTGATACCAGGACGTTAAGCGGTGGACGGCGAACGTATGGCGCAGATCATGCAGACGCGGTTGGTAGCTGGCTCCATCGGATCGGCGAATGCCCGCTTGCTCGCGAAGCCGCCGGAAGTGAGCCTGAAGCGTGTTCAGAACCACGCGGGTCCCCTCACGCGTGGTAAAAAAGGGTGGCACTTCGCCAGAGACTGAAATGGGTGGGATACGATTGCTGACGTAATCCGTCAGAGCCTGATGTAGTTGCGGCCCAAAGGGAACCAGTCTCGATTTGTGAAATTTCGTCAGGCGAATGACGAGCAGGGATTCATTGAAGTCGACATCTTCGGAGTTCAATCGAACGATCTCACCAGCGCGCAGTCCGGTTCCATAGAGCAGCAACAATATGGTGCGAAACGTAAGAGCATCGAAGGAACTCACTCCGCGCTGGTAGCACCTGGCAGTTTCAAGAAGTCGATGCAGCTCCTCATGTGAGTAAATGTAGGGAACAAATGACGGGACCCGTTTCGCGATCTGGTCGGGCATTGGGGAGTGGGTGATATGATCCCGGCTTTTCGCAAAATGAAAGAAGCCGTTGATCGTCGTGTACTTGGTACGCCAAGTGGTTGTCAGGGCGTCAGTTCCGGCAATGAAGGCAGCGATCTGCTCAGTCCGCACTTCGTCAACGGTCGCATCAGCGCCAACGGAGCGTGCAAACGCCCGAAGGATGAATGCATTGTTGACGAAACGTTCTCCGAGTGTTCGCCGGTATCTGATGTAGCGTTCGATAAGAGCTGCCAGATTCATCGAGTTCATAGCACTCCTCCCAGATCAAAGTCGGCAACCTGCCGCAGTGCCGCGAGATCGACTTTGGCGTAGATCCGAGTCGTGTCGGGATGCCTGTGTCCCAGATGATCGCCGATTTCTTTCAGCGAGAGCCCCTGCTGCAGAAGGCGCATCGCACAGGCATGGCGTAAGCTGTGTGAGCCATAGTGTGGCAATTGAAGCCCCAGGGCGTGCAGGCGGCGACTGACGACTGCTCCAACGGAGCCGTGAGCCAGTGGACGAAACGGTGGGCGAACAGTCAGAAAGACTTCTCGATGAACTGAGCGCGGGCGGACTGACTGGAGATAACGAAGGACGGAATCGCCAACCTGCCGTGTCAACGGATAGACGTGCGTGGACTGCGTCTTGCCACGATGGACCGTCAGCCGCTCATGCTCCCAACTGAAATTCTCCAACTGCAGACAACGAACTTCGCCAGCGCGCAGGCCGTAGATGGCCAGCAGCATTAAGATGGCGCGGTCCCGAATCTGGGCAGGCTGATCTCCTTCAACACTTGCGAGTATTTTCTGAACGTCTGCCCACGCCGGGCCGGCGGGAATGGACTCCTGCGAATAGACGCGAGGCCCTCTGATGCCGTCAGCAAGGCCACTTTGGCACCAACGTCGAGATTCAGCAAAAGCAAAGAAAGAACGCAGTTGGCAAGCCAGATTCTTCACGGTAGTGCGTGCGTAATGACCCTGAGCAATCTGTTTGACAATGGCTGAATCGATCTGAGAAATGTTCACGCAGTGAAGCGGACTGCTGTTCGAAGTGACCTTCTCCAGAAATCGTTCAACGGTATCGCAGCGTTCACTGACAGTCCGGGGATTCAAGCCTTTCTCCTGCAGCAGGAAATTCGCAAATTCGTCGAGCTGATCAGCAAAACGACTTGGCGCGGGCGTCGGCAGTTGCAGTCGCCCCATGAATTTGAGCCATGAGCAGACATGACGTAAGAACTCAATTCGCGAAGAACGTCGGCCCGAAATCTTTCTCATATTCGGACATGGGGATATTCGCTTTGCCCAAAGCTCTGCCTGCTGTTCAACTTCAGCGCGAGCAATAGGTTCACCGGGACGATCTGCCAATCGGAGATACTCCGTGCAGGCCAACAGATAGTACGCCAGCACTCGCAGCCCGTTACGACCAATTCCCTCATTCGCACGATGACACAAGTAACGTCTGCGTTCTGCGGCCAGAGGGCCGTCCAAGTGCGGCTGCAACGCATGTGGAAACCGAAAAAGTTGTTCAAACATTTTGGAACCTCCAAAGCTGTGAAACTAGGAGGCTCACTCTAAACCTGCCTCCTGACGAATGATCCAGATGTCGTCTGGTTGCCTTGAAGAATTCGCGGTCCGCGGCCCCGCGATCCTGAATAGTGAATCCGGTCAAAATATTCGTGGCCTCCCAAACGGACCTGCTTCTTCGGTTACAGGTCGAGAGCAGCCGGAAGACCATTCCATTGGCGTTGCAAAAGCTCCTTTTTGAAACACCAGAGTTGTGGCATGATGACGCATGGACAAGGATCGATTCCCACAGCCTTATCATGAGAAATCGCCGGACGATTCCGGCAGCGAATTGCTGGTGGTTTCTTCCGCCCACACACCGGCACTGATTCGGAATGCGGGTGAGCAGGCGCAACGCCGATTTCTGGAATTCTTCACGGCACACATCCGCAATCCCGGAACACGAGCTGTGTATGGTCGAGCTGTTGCGAGGTTCTGTGACTGGTGTGAGCGGCAGCATGTTGAACTGCTCGACGTTTCACCGTTCGTAGTGGCGGCCTACATTGAACAGTTGACTCAGCAGCGGAGTGCTCCGACCGTCAAGTTGCATCTGGCGGCGATTCGAATGCTTTTCGACTGGCTGGTGGTCGGTCAGGTGCTGCCGCTGAATCCGGCAGCATCCGTTCGTGGCCCGAAACACGTCGTCACCACCGGAAAGACGCCCGTGCTCACCGCCATCGCAGCGCGAGAACTCCTCGACACTATTGACTGCACAAGGATCGTCGGATTGCGGGACCGGGCTTTGATTGGCCTGATGGTCTACAGCTTCGCTCGCGTGTCTGCCGCCATTGGAATGAATGTTGCCGACTACTATCCACAGGGACGACGAATGAGGTTTCGCCTGCATGAAAAGGGCGGCAAACATCACGAAGTTCCCGCACATCACAATGCAGAAGAGTATCTGGACGCCTATCTGCACGAAGCGGGAATTGCTGACGAAAAGAAGGGGCCACTGTTTCGGACGGTCTCACGACACCGTCAGCTCACCGACCGCCGCATGCACAGAGCGGACGTTCTGAGAATGATCAAGCGACGTGCCGTCAAAGCGGGGCTGCCGGAGCACATCTGCTGCCACACGTTTCGAGCAACAGGCATCACGGCCTACCTGGAAAATGGCGGTTCGCTGGAACACGCTCAAAGAATCGCTGCTCACAACTCAGTGCGGACGACGAAACTCTACGATCGCACCAGCGACGCGGTAAGTCTTGACGAGATTGAACGCATCATCATCTAAATCAGAGACTCAAAATTGTCTCACCTCCATCGA
This DNA window, taken from Fuerstiella marisgermanici, encodes the following:
- a CDS encoding site-specific integrase, with the translated sequence MFEQLFRFPHALQPHLDGPLAAERRRYLCHRANEGIGRNGLRVLAYYLLACTEYLRLADRPGEPIARAEVEQQAELWAKRISPCPNMRKISGRRSSRIEFLRHVCSWLKFMGRLQLPTPAPSRFADQLDEFANFLLQEKGLNPRTVSERCDTVERFLEKVTSNSSPLHCVNISQIDSAIVKQIAQGHYARTTVKNLACQLRSFFAFAESRRWCQSGLADGIRGPRVYSQESIPAGPAWADVQKILASVEGDQPAQIRDRAILMLLAIYGLRAGEVRCLQLENFSWEHERLTVHRGKTQSTHVYPLTRQVGDSVLRYLQSVRPRSVHREVFLTVRPPFRPLAHGSVGAVVSRRLHALGLQLPHYGSHSLRHACAMRLLQQGLSLKEIGDHLGHRHPDTTRIYAKVDLAALRQVADFDLGGVL
- a CDS encoding tyrosine-type recombinase/integrase, translated to MNSMNLAALIERYIRYRRTLGERFVNNAFILRAFARSVGADATVDEVRTEQIAAFIAGTDALTTTWRTKYTTINGFFHFAKSRDHITHSPMPDQIAKRVPSFVPYIYSHEELHRLLETARCYQRGVSSFDALTFRTILLLLYGTGLRAGEIVRLNSEDVDFNESLLVIRLTKFHKSRLVPFGPQLHQALTDYVSNRIPPISVSGEVPPFFTTREGTRVVLNTLQAHFRRLREQAGIRRSDGASYQPRLHDLRHTFAVHRLTSWYQQGMDVQKLVYQLSVYLGHAHLEDTQIYLSMTPDLLQEANARFECYSKTDHTGGQP
- a CDS encoding DUF932 domain-containing protein, which codes for MVELKRAHDELFRRAADECFETFDDLYDHCCTERDASRDCWQLPQKLEPHVTGNSIQLTVEGEGDVGLNDWSFSQLCRLSGVRKETLNRLSPDTASKVVQETLPRSQKPVQVLSTGSTARSLHGVSYTRLWNADLLDVVKETAVDFRPPQKSFSGGTGLYCGEQDMFAFLIDPLGWCELEGEAFAPGFFIWNSEVGRRSLGIQTFWFQKVCANHIVWDAVEVVEFTRKHTARVHDSLDEIRRIIDELARKRDQRRDGFVNTLRNAMSTKLGDCSEDVAKQLTERRIPRHLIDTALEMAAVQGSFTIFSIVDALTRLSQNVRYAGDRAELDSRIGSLLGLAV
- a CDS encoding tyrosine-type recombinase/integrase translates to MDKDRFPQPYHEKSPDDSGSELLVVSSAHTPALIRNAGEQAQRRFLEFFTAHIRNPGTRAVYGRAVARFCDWCERQHVELLDVSPFVVAAYIEQLTQQRSAPTVKLHLAAIRMLFDWLVVGQVLPLNPAASVRGPKHVVTTGKTPVLTAIAARELLDTIDCTRIVGLRDRALIGLMVYSFARVSAAIGMNVADYYPQGRRMRFRLHEKGGKHHEVPAHHNAEEYLDAYLHEAGIADEKKGPLFRTVSRHRQLTDRRMHRADVLRMIKRRAVKAGLPEHICCHTFRATGITAYLENGGSLEHAQRIAAHNSVRTTKLYDRTSDAVSLDEIERIII